A genomic region of Rhodanobacter sp. contains the following coding sequences:
- the tagH gene encoding type VI secretion system-associated FHA domain protein TagH, with amino-acid sequence MQTLTFAVLGQQAAQFGSRSQKSFQGSGGSVGRSEDCDWVLAAPGVSRIHAMVRCLNGIYFIEDRSTNGMLLNGAPMPKGEPAALKNGDRLQIDTFEISVQVQAPTDPASAPAPVAAPAPPVGDPLADFGLSDLLAPAGAPSAAAGPSLIPDAAGAISGDLDPLSFLDAPYAAPAAAPAPPAQEPIPSWNHSAGMADHFRPPITDVQRQAQVLPENWDLTMGDFAPKSEPAAPVAPPAAPMAAPPAATFAAQAAVPMASTGLPPELDQILHVVADGVMDVLRARAEIKNTFRLPVTIIQRSENNPLKFAPTPDEAVQRILAPSGPAFLSGSAAFQDAFEDIRCHQMAMLAGVRAAFESLLVHFNPDRFEHEADGGAKRAAFGGKGRYWDRYREHFEELMGNPDECFRRLFGDEFARAYEEQLARLKSALKGGPARRS; translated from the coding sequence ATGCAGACACTGACATTTGCGGTACTCGGCCAGCAGGCCGCCCAGTTCGGCAGCCGCAGCCAGAAATCCTTCCAGGGCAGCGGCGGCAGCGTGGGGCGTTCGGAAGACTGCGACTGGGTGCTGGCCGCGCCCGGCGTGTCGCGCATCCATGCCATGGTGCGCTGCCTCAACGGCATCTATTTCATCGAGGACCGCAGCACCAACGGCATGCTGCTCAACGGCGCGCCGATGCCCAAGGGCGAGCCCGCCGCATTGAAGAACGGCGACCGCCTGCAGATCGACACCTTCGAGATTTCGGTGCAAGTGCAGGCGCCGACCGATCCGGCATCCGCGCCTGCGCCGGTTGCGGCGCCGGCGCCGCCGGTTGGCGATCCGCTGGCGGACTTCGGCCTGTCCGACCTGCTTGCGCCCGCAGGAGCACCCAGCGCGGCGGCCGGTCCCAGCCTGATACCCGATGCCGCCGGCGCGATCAGCGGCGACCTCGATCCGCTGAGCTTCCTCGATGCGCCCTATGCCGCGCCGGCCGCGGCACCTGCGCCGCCTGCCCAGGAACCGATTCCGAGCTGGAACCACAGTGCCGGCATGGCCGACCATTTCCGTCCGCCGATCACCGACGTGCAGCGCCAGGCGCAGGTGCTGCCGGAGAACTGGGATCTGACGATGGGTGACTTCGCGCCCAAGTCGGAGCCAGCCGCGCCCGTCGCGCCACCGGCGGCGCCGATGGCCGCCCCGCCGGCCGCAACGTTCGCCGCCCAGGCCGCGGTGCCCATGGCGAGCACCGGCCTGCCGCCCGAGCTGGACCAGATCCTGCACGTGGTGGCCGACGGCGTGATGGACGTGCTGCGCGCGCGCGCCGAGATCAAGAACACCTTCCGCCTGCCGGTGACCATCATCCAGCGCTCGGAGAACAACCCGCTGAAGTTCGCGCCCACGCCGGACGAGGCGGTGCAACGCATCCTCGCGCCCAGCGGGCCAGCCTTCCTGTCCGGCAGCGCCGCGTTCCAGGACGCCTTCGAGGACATCCGCTGCCACCAGATGGCGATGCTGGCCGGCGTGCGCGCGGCCTTCGAATCGCTGCTGGTGCATTTCAATCCCGACCGTTTCGAGCACGAGGCCGACGGCGGCGCCAAGCGCGCGGCCTTCGGCGGCAAGGGCCGCTACTGGGACCGTTACCGCGAGCACTTCGAAGAGTTGATGGGCAACCCCGACGAATGCTTCCGCCGGCTGTTCGGCGACGAGTTCGCGCGGGCCTACGAAGAACAACTGGCGCGGCTGAAATCCGCGTTGAAGGGAGGGCCGGCGCGGCGCAGCTGA
- a CDS encoding PAAR domain-containing protein encodes MQPAARLTDMHVCPMVTGVVPHVGGPISGPGAPTVLIGGLPAARISDMAVCVGPPDSIVMGSPTVLIGGMPAARLGDSCAHGGTIVLGCFTVLIA; translated from the coding sequence ATGCAACCTGCCGCCCGACTTACCGACATGCACGTCTGCCCCATGGTCACCGGGGTGGTGCCTCACGTCGGCGGTCCCATCTCGGGGCCGGGTGCGCCCACCGTGCTGATCGGCGGACTGCCCGCCGCCCGGATCAGCGACATGGCCGTGTGCGTCGGGCCGCCGGACAGCATCGTCATGGGCTCGCCCACGGTCCTGATCGGCGGCATGCCGGCGGCGCGCCTGGGCGATTCCTGCGCGCATGGAGGCACCATCGTGCTGGGCTGCTTCACGGTGTTGATCGCGTGA
- a CDS encoding DotU family type VI secretion system protein — MNTPKGPYDDDAMRDATVVRPRGGAPAATPVPAPAQAPYAPPPAAPAYAPAPAPAARAPAAATPADISAFLGGGMNPLVQAASPLLLLSVQLRHSATPPDAAHLREQTVSQVRKFEAHAQQANIPQQTALAARYVLCAMLDEAVLNAPWGEQSGWAQQTLLVVFHGESYGGAKFFQILERLSADFSRHIDLIELMYICLALGFGGRYLIESGGRAKLADIQEDLYRRIRAQRAPAAQELAPHWRGIQDRRNPLIRYVPLWVIVAAAACVLLGTFVYFRTRLNTLSAPVSAQLAQIGLESATPPAAQQLDQAHPPPAHPTLKQLLAPEEQAGQLAIIEQGNGRELVRLSGTGMFASGGVEVADAELPLLHKITAALNQVPGRVIVVGHTDDQPIHSLQFKDNFALSAARANAVLKVLSDGLDNPGRLEASGAGDSKPIALPPNLPANRARNRRVELMYIPEG; from the coding sequence ATGAACACGCCCAAAGGGCCTTACGACGACGACGCGATGCGCGACGCCACCGTGGTACGTCCGCGCGGCGGCGCACCGGCCGCGACGCCGGTGCCGGCTCCCGCACAGGCACCGTATGCGCCGCCGCCGGCCGCGCCGGCCTATGCGCCGGCACCCGCGCCTGCCGCGCGCGCGCCGGCTGCCGCGACACCGGCCGATATCAGTGCCTTCCTCGGCGGCGGCATGAATCCGCTGGTGCAGGCGGCCAGCCCGCTGCTGCTGCTCTCGGTGCAGTTGCGCCACAGCGCCACGCCGCCCGATGCGGCGCATCTGCGCGAGCAGACGGTGTCGCAGGTGCGCAAGTTCGAGGCGCACGCGCAGCAGGCCAACATTCCGCAACAGACCGCATTGGCCGCGCGCTACGTGTTGTGCGCGATGCTGGACGAGGCCGTGCTCAACGCGCCCTGGGGCGAGCAGAGCGGCTGGGCGCAGCAGACCCTGCTGGTGGTGTTCCACGGCGAGTCCTACGGCGGCGCCAAGTTCTTCCAGATCCTGGAGCGCCTGAGCGCGGACTTCTCCCGGCATATCGACCTGATCGAGCTGATGTACATCTGCCTCGCGCTGGGCTTCGGCGGACGCTATCTGATCGAGTCGGGCGGCCGCGCCAAGCTGGCCGACATCCAGGAGGACCTGTACCGGCGCATCCGTGCGCAGCGCGCGCCGGCGGCGCAGGAGCTGGCCCCGCACTGGCGCGGCATCCAGGACCGGCGCAATCCGCTGATCCGCTATGTGCCGCTGTGGGTGATCGTGGCGGCGGCGGCCTGCGTGCTGCTGGGCACGTTCGTGTATTTCCGCACGCGTCTGAACACGCTGTCTGCGCCGGTGAGCGCGCAGCTGGCGCAGATCGGCCTGGAGAGCGCCACGCCGCCCGCCGCGCAGCAGCTGGACCAGGCGCATCCGCCGCCCGCGCATCCCACGCTCAAGCAGCTGCTGGCGCCGGAGGAGCAGGCCGGCCAGCTCGCCATCATCGAGCAGGGCAATGGCCGCGAGCTGGTGCGGCTGTCCGGCACCGGCATGTTCGCTTCCGGCGGCGTGGAGGTGGCCGACGCCGAGTTGCCGCTGCTGCACAAGATCACCGCGGCGCTGAACCAGGTGCCGGGCCGGGTGATCGTGGTGGGGCACACCGACGACCAGCCGATCCACTCGCTGCAGTTCAAGGACAACTTCGCGCTTTCCGCGGCGCGCGCGAATGCGGTGCTCAAGGTGCTCAGCGACGGATTGGACAACCCGGGGCGGCTCGAAGCCAGCGGTGCGGGCGACTCCAAGCCGATCGCGCTGCCGCCGAACCTGCCGGCCAACCGTGCACGCAACCGGCGCGTGGAACTGATGTACATCCCCGAGGGTTGA
- the vgrG1b gene encoding type VI secretion system spike protein VgrG1b, whose translation MTYRMTMTSSLGDKLTAASLSGSEQLGRLYSYQLKMWSEDNGIDLLALLGSSITVTYEEGSYKRHINGIVAEASQSGFESFQGKPYAAYSVTLVPKAWLLLNKVDCRIYLKQSVPDIIKAVLAEIGYSDVKLDLSASYPVREYCVQYREDYFNFISRLMEQEGIYYFFRHSDGVHTMVLADSLGAHSATDGFATLPYLPQAGDSGALNEIAVTEFSPTRSVQTIKYSLTDYDPLKPKASLLGVDSANNADGNHSMSDLESFDYPGEHDSGDLGKHYAQVRVEAINAVQSQFSGATNAGGLLTGALFKLKGFPQDKLNQEYLVVGSTIHIANPMQGEEGEQLFCNFIAIQSKQPFRAMPVAVKPMVVGLQTAVVTGSDTAEDIAVDKYGRIQVTFHWNKPDKKNAQSSCPVRVASAWAGKSWGAVSIPRIGQEVVISFLEGDPDRPLVIGSVYNADNMPPYALPDNKTQSGIKSRSLLGGTEDFNELRFEDKKGSEDFFMHAQKDMHEEVENDHVVAIDHDETITIKNDQTTTVKHDQTLTVENNQTETVKNNRSVTVQNDDTLKVSSNGSTSIGQKFKLDAGTEIELVCGASSIKLTSAGDVEIKGVNIKVTGDATIKMAGQATVDIGGGASVKVHSDAMMNVEGGAMTTVKGAMLQLTGDGMAKLGGGITMIG comes from the coding sequence ATGACGTACCGGATGACGATGACGTCGTCGCTCGGCGACAAGCTCACGGCGGCGAGCCTTTCGGGCAGCGAGCAGCTGGGGCGGCTCTATTCCTATCAGCTGAAAATGTGGAGTGAGGACAACGGCATCGATCTGCTTGCCTTGCTCGGCAGCTCCATCACGGTGACGTACGAAGAAGGGAGCTACAAGCGCCATATCAATGGCATTGTTGCCGAGGCATCGCAAAGCGGTTTCGAGAGCTTCCAAGGCAAGCCGTACGCCGCTTATTCGGTGACGCTCGTGCCCAAGGCATGGTTGCTGTTGAACAAGGTGGATTGCCGCATCTACCTCAAACAGTCCGTGCCGGACATCATCAAGGCCGTACTGGCGGAAATCGGCTACAGCGACGTCAAGCTCGACCTCAGCGCGAGCTACCCGGTGCGCGAGTACTGCGTGCAGTATCGAGAGGATTACTTCAACTTCATCAGCCGGTTGATGGAGCAGGAAGGTATCTACTACTTCTTTCGGCACTCCGATGGCGTGCACACCATGGTGCTGGCCGATTCGCTGGGCGCGCACTCGGCCACCGACGGTTTCGCCACACTTCCATACCTGCCGCAGGCGGGCGATAGCGGGGCGTTGAACGAGATCGCGGTGACCGAATTCTCGCCTACGCGCTCGGTGCAGACGATCAAATATTCGCTGACCGACTACGACCCACTGAAGCCGAAGGCGTCGCTGCTGGGCGTCGATTCGGCCAACAACGCCGACGGCAACCATTCGATGTCCGACCTGGAGTCGTTCGACTACCCCGGCGAGCACGACTCCGGCGACCTAGGCAAGCACTACGCGCAGGTGCGTGTCGAGGCGATCAATGCCGTGCAATCGCAGTTCTCGGGTGCGACCAATGCGGGTGGCCTGCTGACCGGCGCGTTGTTCAAGCTGAAAGGGTTTCCGCAGGACAAGCTCAACCAGGAGTACCTGGTGGTCGGCTCCACGATACACATCGCGAATCCGATGCAGGGCGAGGAGGGCGAACAGCTCTTCTGCAACTTCATCGCGATTCAGAGCAAGCAGCCGTTCCGCGCCATGCCGGTCGCGGTCAAGCCAATGGTGGTCGGCCTGCAGACTGCGGTGGTCACCGGCAGCGACACGGCCGAAGACATCGCCGTGGACAAGTACGGCCGCATCCAGGTCACCTTCCACTGGAACAAGCCGGACAAGAAGAATGCGCAAAGCTCCTGCCCGGTGCGGGTGGCCTCGGCCTGGGCCGGCAAGAGCTGGGGCGCGGTGAGCATTCCGCGGATCGGGCAGGAGGTGGTGATCAGCTTCCTGGAAGGCGATCCCGACCGCCCGCTGGTGATCGGCAGCGTCTACAACGCCGACAACATGCCGCCCTACGCGCTGCCCGACAACAAGACCCAGAGCGGCATCAAGAGCCGCAGCCTGCTCGGCGGCACCGAAGACTTCAACGAACTGCGCTTCGAGGACAAGAAGGGCAGCGAAGACTTCTTCATGCATGCGCAGAAGGACATGCACGAGGAGGTGGAGAACGACCATGTGGTCGCCATCGACCACGACGAGACGATCACCATCAAGAACGACCAGACCACCACGGTCAAGCACGACCAGACGCTCACCGTCGAGAACAACCAGACCGAGACGGTGAAGAACAACCGCAGTGTCACGGTGCAGAACGACGACACCCTCAAGGTCAGCAGCAACGGCTCCACCAGCATCGGCCAGAAGTTCAAGCTCGATGCGGGTACCGAGATCGAGCTGGTCTGCGGCGCGTCCAGCATCAAGCTGACCAGCGCGGGCGATGTCGAGATCAAGGGCGTCAACATCAAGGTCACCGGCGACGCGACGATAAAAATGGCCGGGCAGGCCACGGTGGACATCGGCGGCGGGGCCAGCGTGAAGGTGCACTCGGACGCCATGATGAACGTGGAGGGCGGCGCGATGACCACGGTGAAGGGGGCGATGCTGCAGCTCACGGGCGACGGCATGGCGAAACTGGGCGGCGGCATTACGATGATCGGCTGA
- the tssH gene encoding type VI secretion system ATPase TssH produces MAEISRSALFGKLNKLAYRGIESATVFCKLRGNPYVELVHWIHQILQLQDSDLHRIVKQFNLNPSNLARDVTDALDRLPRGSTSISDLSSDVEEAVERGWVFATLMFGEAQVRTGYLMVGVLRMRHLRNTLLGVSKEFEKVKPETLVEKFAEVVAGSPEDGQNASDGFKLGGAGTPGEASGAMSPAQMGKQEALKQFTVDLTEQARSGKLDPIVGRDDEIRQVVDILMRRRQNNPILVGEAGVGKTAVVEGFAQRIVRGDVPPSLKDVELRTLDVGLLQAGASMKGEFEQRLRSVIEEVQASPKPIILFVDETHTLVGAGGAAGTGDAANLLKPALARGTLRTIGATTFAEYKKHIEKDPALTRRFQTVQVDEPSEEKGILMMRGVASTMEKHHRVQILDEALEAAVKLSHRYIPARQLPDKAVSLLDTACARVAVSQHAVPPEVDDTRKRIEALETELAIIAREKTVGVDVTEREVSASEKLATQKVRLEKLEADWQAEKVLVEQILALRAKLRGDVAPVEGTGSKLESSAEAAAVAEDPAAAVEFDDAARAAALEELKKLQAQLADLQGENPLILPTVDYVAVGSVVSDWTGIPVGRMVKSELETVMNLAKLMGQRVIGQDHAMEMIAKRIQTSRAGLDNPNKPIGVFMLAGTSGVGKTETALALAEALYGGEQNVITINMSEFQEAHTVSTLKGAPPGYVGYGEGGVLTEAVRRKPYSVVLLDEVEKAHPDVHEIFFQVFDKGVMEDGEGRRIDFKNTLILLTTNAGTDLIAGLCKDPELMPEPEGIAKALRDPLLKVFPPALLGRLVTIPYYPLSPQMLGEIVKLQLGRIKKRIEARYRIPFEYGDDVVNLVVSRCTESESGGRMIDAILTNSMLPDISREFLNRMIEGKPIERASVSVQGGEFNYAF; encoded by the coding sequence ATGGCAGAGATCAGTCGCAGCGCGTTGTTCGGCAAGCTCAACAAGCTGGCGTACCGTGGCATCGAAAGCGCCACCGTGTTTTGCAAGTTGCGCGGCAACCCTTACGTGGAGCTGGTGCACTGGATCCACCAGATCCTGCAACTGCAGGATTCGGACCTGCATCGCATCGTCAAGCAGTTCAACCTCAATCCGTCCAACCTCGCGCGCGACGTCACCGACGCGCTGGATCGCCTGCCGCGCGGTTCCACCAGCATCTCCGACCTCTCCAGCGACGTGGAGGAGGCGGTCGAACGCGGCTGGGTGTTTGCCACGCTGATGTTCGGCGAGGCGCAGGTGCGCACCGGTTACCTGATGGTGGGCGTGCTGCGCATGCGCCACCTGCGCAACACCTTGCTCGGCGTCTCGAAGGAGTTCGAGAAGGTCAAGCCCGAGACCCTGGTGGAAAAATTCGCCGAGGTGGTGGCCGGCTCGCCCGAGGACGGCCAGAACGCCAGCGACGGTTTCAAGCTGGGCGGCGCGGGTACGCCGGGCGAAGCCAGCGGGGCGATGAGCCCGGCGCAGATGGGCAAGCAGGAAGCGCTCAAGCAGTTCACCGTGGACCTCACCGAGCAGGCGCGCAGCGGCAAGCTCGATCCCATCGTCGGCCGCGACGACGAGATCCGCCAGGTGGTCGACATCCTGATGCGCCGCCGGCAGAACAATCCGATCCTGGTCGGCGAGGCCGGCGTGGGCAAGACCGCGGTGGTGGAAGGTTTCGCCCAGCGCATCGTGCGCGGCGACGTGCCGCCGTCGTTGAAGGACGTCGAGCTGCGCACGCTGGACGTGGGCCTGCTGCAGGCCGGCGCCAGCATGAAGGGCGAGTTCGAGCAGCGCCTGCGCTCGGTGATCGAGGAAGTACAGGCCAGCCCGAAGCCGATCATCCTGTTCGTCGACGAGACCCACACCCTGGTCGGCGCCGGCGGCGCGGCCGGCACCGGCGACGCGGCCAACCTGCTCAAGCCCGCGCTGGCGCGCGGCACCCTGCGCACCATCGGCGCCACCACCTTCGCCGAATACAAGAAGCACATCGAGAAGGACCCCGCGCTCACCCGCCGCTTCCAGACCGTGCAGGTCGACGAGCCGAGCGAGGAGAAGGGCATCCTGATGATGCGCGGCGTCGCCAGCACGATGGAGAAGCATCACCGCGTGCAGATCCTCGACGAGGCGCTGGAGGCGGCGGTGAAGCTGTCGCACCGCTACATCCCCGCGCGCCAGCTGCCCGACAAGGCGGTAAGCCTGCTCGACACCGCCTGCGCCCGCGTCGCGGTGAGCCAGCATGCGGTGCCGCCGGAGGTGGACGACACGCGCAAGCGCATCGAGGCGCTGGAGACCGAGCTGGCGATCATCGCCCGCGAGAAGACCGTGGGCGTGGACGTGACCGAGCGCGAGGTTTCCGCCAGCGAGAAGCTTGCCACGCAGAAGGTTCGGCTCGAAAAGCTCGAAGCCGACTGGCAGGCCGAGAAGGTGCTGGTCGAGCAGATCCTCGCGCTGCGCGCCAAGCTGCGCGGCGACGTGGCACCGGTGGAGGGCACCGGCAGCAAACTGGAGTCTTCCGCCGAGGCGGCTGCGGTGGCCGAGGATCCGGCCGCCGCCGTCGAGTTCGACGACGCCGCGCGTGCCGCGGCGTTGGAAGAACTCAAGAAGCTGCAGGCCCAGCTCGCCGACCTGCAGGGCGAAAATCCGCTGATCCTGCCCACCGTCGACTACGTGGCGGTGGGGTCGGTGGTGTCCGACTGGACCGGCATCCCGGTCGGCCGCATGGTCAAGAGCGAGCTCGAGACCGTGATGAACCTGGCCAAGTTGATGGGGCAGCGCGTGATCGGCCAGGACCACGCGATGGAGATGATCGCCAAGCGCATCCAGACCTCGCGCGCAGGCCTGGACAATCCCAACAAGCCGATCGGCGTGTTCATGCTCGCGGGCACCTCCGGCGTGGGCAAGACCGAGACCGCGCTGGCGCTGGCCGAGGCGCTGTACGGCGGCGAGCAGAACGTCATCACCATCAACATGAGCGAGTTCCAGGAGGCGCACACCGTCTCCACGCTCAAGGGCGCGCCTCCCGGTTACGTGGGCTACGGCGAGGGCGGCGTGCTCACCGAGGCGGTGCGTCGCAAGCCGTATTCGGTGGTGCTGCTGGACGAGGTGGAGAAGGCGCATCCGGACGTGCACGAGATCTTCTTCCAGGTGTTCGACAAGGGCGTGATGGAGGACGGCGAAGGCCGCCGCATCGACTTCAAGAACACCCTGATCCTGCTCACCACCAACGCCGGTACCGACCTCATCGCCGGTCTGTGCAAGGATCCGGAACTGATGCCCGAACCCGAGGGCATCGCCAAGGCCCTGCGCGACCCGCTGCTCAAGGTGTTCCCGCCGGCGCTGCTGGGCCGCCTGGTCACCATTCCGTACTACCCGCTCAGCCCTCAGATGCTCGGCGAGATCGTCAAGCTGCAGCTGGGACGCATCAAGAAGCGCATCGAGGCCCGCTACAGGATCCCGTTCGAGTACGGCGACGATGTGGTGAATCTGGTAGTGAGCCGCTGCACCGAGAGCGAGTCGGGCGGCCGCATGATCGACGCCATCCTCACCAACTCGATGCTGCCGGACATCAGCCGCGAGTTCCTCAACCGCATGATCGAAGGCAAGCCGATCGAGCGGGCGAGCGTGAGCGTGCAGGGCGGTGAATTCAACTACGCGTTTTGA
- a CDS encoding tetratricopeptide repeat protein — protein MQAHQADDLDTAERLYREVLDLRVAQPDALHYLGVLCHQRGRSDEGVELIRTALQVTPKHPDAHNNLGNIHKECNRLREAEACYRKALEYGPQHHNALSNLAVVLEAQQRPQEAFEAFEELLKLAPRFAQGYYLLGLFLRNNAQNIEHIEQSVDCFREAYALEPRFVQALEALSVSLYTLGRKEEAKQVYRDWLEREPDNPVPRHMLAACGGAEAPERAGDDYVRDTFDSFADSFDEQLLKNLDYRAPEVLGAALAAVLPAPSASLDILDAGCGTGLCAPLLRPHARRLAGVDLSGGMVKKARLRGGYDALEVAELTAYLQQQRQAWDVVLSADTLVYFGELDAVLMAAYGALRPGGWVAFSLEVDEGEDDSATLTASGRYRHSHSHVSRALARAGFDDIRIAEDSLRKEFGLPVRSWVVLARRGDPLDAP, from the coding sequence ATGCAGGCGCATCAGGCCGACGACCTCGATACTGCCGAGCGGTTGTATCGCGAAGTGCTGGACTTGCGCGTAGCGCAGCCCGATGCGCTGCACTACCTGGGCGTGCTGTGCCACCAGCGCGGCCGCAGCGACGAAGGCGTGGAGCTGATCCGCACCGCCTTGCAGGTCACGCCGAAACACCCGGATGCGCACAACAACCTCGGCAACATCCACAAGGAATGCAACCGCTTGCGCGAGGCGGAGGCCTGCTATCGCAAGGCGCTGGAATACGGCCCGCAACACCACAACGCACTGAGCAACCTGGCCGTGGTGCTGGAAGCGCAGCAGCGCCCGCAGGAGGCCTTCGAGGCCTTCGAGGAATTGCTGAAACTGGCGCCGCGTTTCGCGCAGGGCTACTACCTGCTGGGGCTTTTCCTGCGCAACAACGCGCAGAACATCGAGCATATCGAGCAGTCGGTAGACTGTTTCCGCGAGGCCTATGCGCTGGAGCCGCGCTTCGTGCAGGCGCTGGAAGCGCTGAGCGTGTCGCTCTACACGCTGGGCCGGAAAGAGGAAGCCAAGCAGGTCTACCGCGATTGGCTGGAGCGCGAGCCGGACAACCCGGTGCCGCGCCACATGCTGGCGGCCTGCGGCGGCGCCGAGGCGCCGGAGCGCGCGGGCGACGACTACGTGCGCGACACCTTCGACAGCTTCGCCGACAGCTTCGACGAGCAACTGCTCAAGAACCTGGATTACCGCGCGCCGGAAGTGCTTGGCGCCGCGCTCGCTGCCGTATTGCCTGCACCGTCGGCCTCGTTGGACATCCTCGATGCCGGCTGCGGCACAGGCTTGTGCGCGCCGCTGCTGCGTCCGCATGCACGGCGGCTGGCCGGCGTGGACCTGTCGGGCGGCATGGTGAAAAAGGCGCGCCTGCGCGGCGGCTACGACGCGCTGGAGGTAGCCGAACTGACGGCTTATCTGCAACAGCAGCGCCAGGCCTGGGACGTGGTGCTCTCTGCCGACACTCTGGTGTACTTCGGAGAACTGGATGCCGTGTTGATGGCCGCTTACGGCGCTCTCCGGCCGGGCGGCTGGGTGGCTTTCTCGCTGGAGGTGGACGAGGGTGAGGACGACTCCGCCACGCTCACCGCCAGCGGCCGGTACCGGCATTCGCACAGCCACGTCTCGCGTGCACTTGCGCGCGCTGGTTTCGACGATATCCGCATCGCCGAGGACAGCCTGCGCAAGGAGTTCGGCCTGCCGGTGCGCAGTTGGGTGGTGCTGGCGAGGCGCGGCGATCCGCTGGATGCGCCATGA
- the tssK gene encoding type VI secretion system baseplate subunit TssK codes for MTQNNKVVWSEGLFLRPQHLQQQERYLERFVELRAGNLRPHAWGFHELELEADLLAIGKLGIKRARGVFPDGTPFAMPGDDPLPPPLEVDANWRDQTVYLTLPLRSPTQPDSGRPEAPAEKLFRFRVREAEVRDASGSTDGTTPLEVGGMSSRLLPQSQPMEGLTRMPLARIVECRTDRRVMLDDAFMPTGLSCQAVPRLVTFLTELLGLLHQRGEALASRVALTDRGGAAEIADFLLLQVVNRCQPLVAHLAEAPLLHPEELYRTLVAMAGELATFTAPGKRPGALPPYRHEALRESYEPLIAALRASLSAVMEQTATPIPLQERKFGVWVAVVPDLTLLDNAAFVLAAKADVKSEELRRQLPAQSKIGPVEKIRDLVNLQLPGIPVSPMPVAPRQIPYNAGYLYFEFDRHAAMWRELKTSGGIAFHFGSGFAGLDLQLWAIRGG; via the coding sequence ATGACGCAGAACAACAAGGTGGTCTGGAGCGAGGGCCTGTTCCTCCGGCCGCAGCACCTGCAACAGCAGGAGCGCTATCTCGAGCGTTTCGTGGAACTGCGCGCCGGCAACCTGCGCCCGCATGCGTGGGGCTTCCACGAGCTGGAGCTGGAGGCCGACCTGCTCGCCATCGGCAAGCTCGGCATCAAGCGCGCGCGCGGCGTGTTTCCCGACGGCACGCCGTTCGCGATGCCCGGCGACGACCCGTTGCCGCCGCCGCTGGAGGTGGACGCGAACTGGCGCGACCAGACCGTCTATCTCACCCTGCCGCTGCGCTCGCCCACCCAGCCTGACAGCGGCCGGCCGGAGGCGCCGGCGGAGAAGCTGTTCCGCTTCCGCGTGCGCGAGGCCGAAGTGCGCGACGCTTCCGGCAGCACCGACGGCACCACGCCGCTGGAAGTCGGCGGCATGAGCAGCCGCCTGCTGCCGCAGTCGCAGCCGATGGAGGGGCTCACGCGCATGCCGCTGGCGCGCATCGTGGAGTGCCGTACCGACCGGCGCGTGATGCTGGACGACGCCTTCATGCCCACCGGCCTTTCATGCCAGGCGGTGCCGCGGTTGGTGACCTTCCTCACCGAACTGCTGGGCCTGCTGCACCAGCGCGGCGAGGCACTGGCCAGCCGCGTCGCGTTGACCGACCGCGGCGGCGCGGCGGAGATCGCCGACTTCCTGCTGCTGCAGGTGGTGAACCGCTGCCAGCCGTTGGTCGCGCATCTGGCCGAGGCGCCCCTGCTGCATCCCGAAGAGCTGTACCGCACGCTGGTGGCGATGGCCGGCGAGCTGGCCACCTTCACTGCACCGGGCAAGCGCCCCGGTGCGCTGCCGCCGTACCGTCACGAGGCGTTGCGCGAGAGTTACGAGCCGCTGATCGCCGCGCTGCGCGCCAGCCTCAGCGCGGTGATGGAGCAGACCGCCACGCCGATCCCGCTGCAGGAGCGCAAGTTTGGCGTGTGGGTGGCGGTGGTGCCCGACCTCACCTTGCTGGACAACGCCGCCTTCGTGCTGGCGGCCAAGGCCGACGTGAAGTCCGAGGAGCTGCGCCGCCAGTTGCCGGCGCAGTCCAAGATCGGGCCGGTGGAAAAGATCCGCGACCTGGTGAACCTGCAGTTGCCGGGCATCCCGGTGTCGCCGATGCCGGTGGCGCCGCGGCAGATTCCGTACAACGCCGGCTACCTGTATTTCGAGTTCGACCGCCATGCGGCGATGTGGCGCGAGCTGAAGACCTCCGGCGGCATCGCGTTCCATTTCGGCAGCGGTTTCGCGGGGCTGGACCTGCAGCTCTGGGCGATCAGGGGAGGCTGA